The genomic DNA CCCCTGTTAAAATGTTACTTTGATACAAGTCATTCTTGTCACAGGTTAATAAATTCAATGAAAgtgcattttatttatttattaatttaatatatcaataaaatgcactttatatgagagtcaatgtatttagcacaaaagtactaattggggacacaatTTTTTCCGCCTCTTACTGGAGACAAGACCGCCATTTTATGTGGTCTTCCAAGCCATGtgaaggtctagccgcttgcagtACAAAgagagtaccttcatttctcagttattttaagaccctgagtattggtctggcCCCAGGAAAATCGAACCTGcaacctcccgctctgcagtcaagcgctctaccgactgagctaacgcTGCCGCAGTTGTAGTTACCTTGTTACCACTACCTTGCATTTTAGCAGTACGCCAAGTTTTTGAGTCGTGGAACGTAATGATTGTGTCTGTTTTGCAATGTATCTACAGTAGACTCctgataattcgaaccttcaagggaaacaaaaaaagtttgagttacCTGGCGTTcaagttatcaagggtaaatAGAAAATGTTCTGAAGGGAAATGacaattgcttcgagttagcgggaggttcgagttatcaggaggcGACTGTACAACTGATTTTACACCTTTTTAAATAGGTTACAGTCACCCAGAAAAGTCGTGTCAAGAACACCATTGATGAATTCAGAGTTGGAAAGCTGTTTATGATTGACTTGGCAGGATCAGAGAGAGCTGCACAAACAAAGGTTTGCAAATGATTTCCGGGGGGGCAGGATTTTTCGAAGGGGGGGTCACAGCAGGGACACCATCCTGGGATTgccgactatatatggtttataccgctgctctccctcatgtatcagcgggctcagtcaTACTATCGCagcatgaaggcccatattaactaaagacaagagcctttgacgaaaatactttacaaaaaaacaaattttaaaaaagtgggcttttcaacaatggcttttacggccaagatattgtcatggcgttttcgccacctgaatattgtaggttgtttgctcaaaagaaggcctaccaagggggggtcaTGGGTGAACAGTGCTCATGtctgttttctgtctttttcTGTCTTCTAGAATCGTGGAAAGAGAATGATAGAAGGGGCACACATCAACAGATCTTTGCTTGCACTTGGAAACTGCATCAATGCATTGAGTATgtgatgttattttaaaaaagcttattATGATCAAGCGGGATGCACTGAGATGGCAATCTCTGGAGATCTGGGgtgtcaatttaataaaacttttacacatgtaatttacaagtgtagctattgttcttagactctaaaacaatggctacacttgtaaattactcATGTAAACTTACTTTTATCCTTTCTTAGGTGAAAACCGAGGTCATTATGTCAACTACAGAGACAGCAAATTGACAAGACTATTGAAGGTATGGAAGTGTAAAGCTTGCTTGAAAATAGAACAAAGTTCTATGTTTTCTACATAGACTTCTTAATTTTCGGTGCCTAAAATTGTAAGACAAGTTGTAAGTTGCTCTAATGTAATAGGGGCTTGCTTTTTTTTGGTGTAGGACTCCTTGGGTGGTAACTGCAGAACAGTCATGATTGCTCATGCAAGTCCAGCAAGCGGTTCATTTGAAGAGACTCGCAACACTCTTTTGTATGCAGACAGAACCAAGAATATCAAAACAAATGTAAGTATGAACAAGGGAAGCAATGGATGGTGCAGTTGTGAGAACAACAGTGGGTAGAATTTTCGCTGTGTCAACTGGCATGTGGAAATATAGCCTCTTCTTCCGGGTACTTTCCCGTGTGTGGACAGACaaaaacggaggttttcgaaTACAGTACTAGAATTACGCTTTCTCTGTAAGGAATGTTATCATATTTGGATAGTTTATGTGTTTTTATATGAACGGGCCAAAAGATTCAAATACGCTAGGAGTGGATGCTTGTTCCCAGATaagtgtggacagggcctaagACAATACTGCAATGATCTGTCTTCCAAAGGGACTTGGGACTTTCTAGCTGGGGTGTGCTGCCCTATTTTTCAGATCTCGGCCCCTTTCTTTCTTATGCACTTCCatagttcccttgaaaaccatacttgTCTCCAAAGCAAAATGGGCAAATTCTGTATCcaattttcagaccaaaatggcccaaaaaccataccctttggggcggcacacaCCTACCAGTATATGGTTTATACAAGGAAGACCCCCTGGGTCTGTCTTTAATTTTTACCAATTTTTGTTGGTGTTGGCAGGTGAAGCCAAACCAGTTCAGCGTGTCTTACCACATTGCACAGTATACCAACATCATTGCTGATTTGAGGAAGGAAATCTTTCGGCTCAAGCTCAAAATATCTGAACATGACACAGAATCAAACGATGGCAACAGCTCAAGTAAGTTTCTGAAAGACAACACATTAAGTTATCAGCTTTCTCTTATAGAGGTAATTATAATAAAACATGTCATTGATTTTAGTGTTCCAATGTATTCCTTTTACTTTTTGACATCTTGTTATgttgaaagaaagagaaaggacatcatagcctgcaagcaagctatCTTGGGGCCCCCATAACTTCCCAGAAAGCTTGTCTGCAGGCTAAGAACATTAGCCTGCAAGAAAGCTCTTGTGGGTGCTCTGGcagtggggcgggaaaaggaaggagagcttgcaactatgtctctggaatttgaattccacctccaattcgtCTGTGTTTTCCCGttgactgagctgtcagatttcggccaatcagcgcaaaatggaaacaagtgcgaatgtaaacaaacattgaaaatcacgtgccaagggtaatgacatcattactaatgtcatctccgtcAATCAGCATTTCTCATCAACTTTTTTATGCAGAtgttcaaattccagagatgtagttgcacgccctccttccttttcccaccccGCTGCCAGAGTGCcacagagagcttgctcgcaggctaagaacATCAGTTCAACTTTTATACATGCCAAATTCCATGGTTTACACTTGATTGTACATGTAATACCAGTGATTCTAAAACCTCAATCTTGTGTTGATATTAACCTCGCAGGGCAAGCTTGAATAAGTGATCTTATTTGCTTTGTGCTaacctgcaagcaagctctcctgtttAGGGAAGCAAAGCAAGCCTCGCGAGCTCGCGGCTTCACCACTCGCTCGCgagttctcgcgagactcgtttcactcgcccaaacaggagagcttgctcgcaggctagctttGTTCTAGCCtatgtacagccgccccctcccctcctcagCGGGGTAggggggtggctgtacacaggctagcttTGTGTGTAACTCATAATCTCTGCATGATGTTGTACTATTGAATTCTTTCTGGCTCCACCCTTAAAGTGATGTAGACCTTGCTTGACGTTGTTCTCTTTTGTTCTGGAAGAAAAAGAGGAGTGCAAGGACAAGAATCCAGAGGAGATGAATAGACTGAGAGATCAGCTTGTTGGTACATTCAAAGAGCAGATGGATATCAGGTTAATTTCTTTAGAAAAATAGACAAAATAGCCAGAACAGGATGGAAAGTATGCAAGTTAAGTTTTGcttttcaaaacaagaaaaaaagaatggtGTTTCCGTGTATGCTTAGTACCTGCCAAAGAAGAATGATAAGTCAAGTCACATATTACCtggagtctggaaaaagaaattattgttttgggaaaaaagtatggaaaaagtcttgaattatggatccaaaaatctgtacaaACCCTGGAATAAGAGACATTTGCGGAAGGCCCATGGTAGGAAATAAGGACCAACAGTactatttttcaattttaggcGCAAACTTATCGAACTGGAGGATACAGCAATGCAGATTTCACTGAACATGAACCGATATATGTTAGTCATTGACGAGTAAGTATAAGACAATCTTATGAGAAATCCTTTCCAGCTACCAGTACTGTCATTGAGGAAATAAGACAAATGTTTTTTCGATTAAAGCCTCAGAAGAGTTTGGAATGGAAAAATGTTGGTTGAGTAGACCAAAGCCCGCTGAAAGAAGGATTAATTAGTAATGTGACTTTCCCTCTTTCTTGAGAATGGCACCAGCCATTAACCATACTATGTAGAGCTTCTGTTCACATATAGGAACgttgatttcggcgcgatttcagTAACCGAGCGgagctgcgccgcgccgatctcttaagatgatgttacacgggaGGATTTGCAAGGaggatttttagcgcaacacaacgTTGCAACGTTCGAACAATGTTGTagccattcgaaacaatgttgcaacgctgttaCTCTAAAAACCGTCGTTGtcaatcgtctcgtgtaacgtCACCTTAAAGGGAACCTCCACTtcaacaaaaagataactttaaatcacaggaaataactgttacagtcaagtcaatctaaaatatttttaaagaaagcgtttgtatcccaaagaaataacttttagattcgcctatttttgttttcaaattttgtgggcgtcgccatcttgaataattgtgAAGTGTTACGGTTGCCCTATTGTTATTAAACAAAAGCTCTTTGTGTCAGAACAATAGAGCAACCGTAACACGTcacaattattcaagatggcggcgcccgcgaaatttgaaagtgaaaataagcgattttaaaattcccttttcctgatataaacacttttttaaggaaaaatttcgaacaaatttgtttatcaaCATAATGTTATTCGATTTAAACTTATTCTGTAGTAAGAGTGGAGGTTCCCTTTAAAGTGGAGAGTCTCATATCGGATAGATGTTCATACTATTCCGGGTAGTTTTTTTGTCGGCATGGAAGGCTATCCCGTATAGTGTGAACGTACTCTAAGACCAATACAATAAATGTGACTCTCGTGTACCGTGCTGTAAACAAACGATAACATTTTTGTGTCCTGGTGTCTTAACTTTGACTTTTTCCCTTTACGTTATAATTTCAGGTGGGAACAAGAGAAGGCCAGACGGGGAGTCCGAAAAACGTCAAGAACCCTATCTGAAAAGTCCGAAGCGTTAGTTTCGGAATCAGGAAAACAGAGCAGTAATTCTTCTACGCAGAATGAGAACTTTTCCAATGAAAACAGCCGAGAAGGCACACTTTTGAAATCAGACAGTTTAGAGGATGTAGAAAGCAAAGACTTGGACACTGAAAAGAATCAGACATCAGaaccaaaaaataatgaagCTACGACGATTGTAGAACCCGAGGAGGTTGCTTTTGCGCGAGACGAAATCACTACTCTAATTGCAGAAGAAAAACGCACCTCCGAACtgaaagctagtttacaggGAAAACTTCAGCAAACAAGAAAGGAGGTTGAAGCTTTAGAGGAACTTTTACCCAAGAAAATAAGCAGCGAGGAAAATCGAGAAATCTTGGGTTTGCTGTGCAAGGTGCACGAGCTAGAGATAACAAATGCCGAATTACAGTCGAGCTCATTGCTGAGAGAGAACTTACTGCGTCAAAAAGACTTGGAAATGAATAAATTTGAGTCGAGACAGAGACTGTGCGATGAAATTATTCAGATGCAAAGAGGGTTCATTAATGGTAAGCTTCCTGTAGTGTTCTATGAAGAAGAAGTTCAATTCAGAACCAAATAACAAAGTGAAAGCCGTTAAAACAGTGGATTCGTTGGGTGATTTTTAACTACGCAATTTCTATTTAGATCAGGAACCTGAACGGCGTTCCCTTGCTTGACTCAATCCTCGGAAAAATGACAGACGAATATAtgaaaaatctaaagcaagcgtctggagaaatttaCGCACAGTAACGGCCCCAAAATTTGTTAGTTTTTGTtagctgtgtagctttagtttacaattcacatttttttcaaaacagccgttttacagaaattattcgacattagattctcatacaaacactgtaatttctcacgcgtttgcctactcgtcaagaaggcgtcgaaaaccgtgacaaggtctattacgTCCGATGTTACGGTTAGAGGGAATGTGGATAACCGCTTGTTTATGTTGGAATGGAGTATACCCTTTGTGATgtcctgtttttattttttaagattcAGGAGTCCAGTGTTCTGCAGAACTAGATGCACTTTATGAGGTTTACATGGAGCAGTCGGCTGACTTTGAACAACGGGAGAACACCGCGAGTACAGAAGAAAACACGGCAACCTCTTTGAACTCtattcaaaaagtaaaaatttacatcttTTCGTGCTTTACAACACAGCTCTCTGATTGCATTTCTCCAGAAAGAATTGCTTCCTTGAATTGAGTTAAAGTAGAGTATGAAGAGGGCATTTCCGAATTACTCTTAAGCCTCTTTTTGATTTGAAACTCATTTTCCATGACAGATTTTGGACTCAGCCTCATTTTAAAAGCGAGGCTTTTTGGAAGTCGGAAATGGTTTCCCTAGCCAAGTCTAAAAGCGGAGCAATGGTCCTGTTTAAGTGTGGCCGTTTACTAGCTAGAATACATGACATCGAGACTGGTTGAAGGCTACAAGCCACTGttgtgttcatttatttttctaatgCAGTAAACCATTTTTCAGGCATCTCTACTGGCGGGAGTTAATCGACGAATGATGCCTTTAGCGCGAGAAAGATTATGTAAGTATGCGTGCGTTATGAAGAACGTATTTCATTGTTAAATTGCAAGCGAATTACTTACTCCAGGGATGTACTTCAGAGGTGGCCAATCAAGTTGACCAATCATAACTAGAGCCGCTTTAGTGTGTATTGGGGTTTCCATCACTAGTGTTCTTGCCGTTTATTGAAAGGATTGATTTTATACTGTTAAGTTTCTACTGTATTTATAGATTTTCAAACGCAAACAAAAGTCCTTTTCAAACTTTCCGCCTCGGGTTTATTCTTaatatattcttaaaatttcgcgaATTTCTGCCTCGATATCCTTATAAAATAAgttcttatacaaaaaaaaGACTGTATAAAGCTGCCCAACGCGGAACGAGGGGAATCATTAACTTGCACTCACTTACCTTGCACCATGCTATCCTTATCTATATCTTAGGTTTCTCACCTTCGATTCATGTTCGTTATGTTTTTTACTCTGATTCTCAATTGCTCAAATAAAAAGTGACTTTCATACCCCTCCAATATTGTGAGTTATTAACGGCGTGTAATCCTTTGAAACGTTCCCTTTTTGGCGGAAAATAAGGGAATAACAGAGTGCGTATATAAACGTGGACATCAATTTCCAGGGTAATTCTTACAAAGTAACTGCGAAGCTTCCTAGAATCAGTGACAATTCTCAAACATGTACGTCGAATTAAACTGAATTGTTTTCCTTCTTAGTTACCTTCAGTAAGCTGTCGCCCTTGAGTGAAGAGACTCCATCACGTATGGTGTCACTTCAGAACTCACCAGTAAAAATGTCACGTGCCACTCCTTCCACTCGCCCTCAAATGTCCGATGACGTATTCGTAGAAGAGGAAGCCAGGTGAGAAACTTCTTTCTTAAATCAGATCGGCTTATTTGATTTGTGCTATTTATAACATTTTCGTGTTTTTCGCAATGTATTTTCTGTGGGCGTTAGGATTGAAAATACCGGTACctaatagagtgttttcacatgacgtcacggcggccatattggtgtcccaaaacaatgaaacggcggccatgttggtgtcccaaaccagtcctgtgggagttgaactctttcaagcaaacgctttcttttgttccaataaataaGCATAGATGCtcgccacgtgagtgaaaacgctatATAAGCTCTCCCACTTATAAGCCCACCCCCGATTATAAGCCCcttccccctccctccccccctggATATAAGCCCACCTCAGATGTATATTGAAATAAATTCGATTGCCGGTGGCTTCACTTTCGGCAGATTTTTCTCAGAGTTGCAAAGGAGCACGCCATCTTTCTTTTCAGTATCACAATGTTCCTTGACAAATAACACATGGTCTCATGGGATAAATAAACGGGACCAAaataattagtataggtaatagcacgatttgtagtgatatttggcataaataccaagagtgatatttcaaaattgttatttgagacaattttgaaatatatcacgagtggtatttatgccaaatatcacgtacaaatcatgctattatttgtttatactactatccgcaaaaggttgtaattttcacatgtaggtatttcaaattaagctgaaataccactgctctaagccaatcaaattgcagaaatttcgcATGTAGTGGTATAATTAGTGTAAAACGTATTTTAATCACCTCTGCTCTGctatagcttgtttcgaagTGCTTTTgaatcaatttaggtttctgggaaactgcccacctacccctcctctaagCTAATATTACCACTGCTCACTTAGGGctaaatgatggcttaggggaggggtaggtgggcagttttccagtaacctaaattgatccatgCTTTTACTGTAGAGAGCTTTGATTTGAGGGCGAGGACGAGTAcaagatttaacttaaagttttcttcctgttttcaaaagcttcattttaccttttttcaccaaaaaagttggtacggttatttatactgaaggaggttaagccctttcccggtagcaaaatgataaaactgcGTCCTTGGGATAACTTGTTCTCGCCaccacgacattctcgctaaaactcgtagcagaatgacgacggctaccacgtttcccgccaaaatgaggCTGGTAAGCagtactcagtattgagaaaatctcgtggTCATcttcgtctcagaatctaaagctccaTATTTCGGTTGTAAGCCCCTTAAGAAGATGAATAAGCCCAGGGCTCATAAGGGGAAGTTAACGGTAACCGTTTGTGAAGGCACATGCGACGTGTTTAAGGTAGTGGGATTCATACTTCCAGAAACCAAAACAACGCCTGAAGACTAGAACAAACTGAAATTCTTCAGTGCTCGCCTACCAAGAAAGGTATGTTCTTCTGCACAGTTCAAATACAGAAGACTATCATTTTGATGCTGATGGTTTGCATGGTACTTGAAGAAATTACAAGTCAGTGTTGAATATGATCGACAACTGTTCTTGTTTGTCCCTCTGAAATGTTCACCTTGTCGAACACTAGCCTGTGTACCGCCCGCCGCTGTACACAGGCTGGCTTGACATACGTCTCATCCCAtaaaaaccacatttttttgaTTCATGTATGTGTTTTTCTTCCATTGTCAGCTCTCAGCCATCTCTCCCCACACCTAAGAATACGAAAAAGCTCCACAGTTTGACCGACGATGGTGAAAGTGAGCGCACCTCACCGACGCCCTCATCCATGACTGAAGAAGTAAGGGAAGAAGTTAGGCCAGTGACCCCAGCTAGTCCTGTCTTTGCTAGGACAAGAAAAATCGCCGAGATCGCCGCGCGACGACGTGGTGGACTCGAGAAAGGTCTCAGCCGAAGTAGACTGGAGATTGATGACGAGCTTCCTTCAAAATCCAACTCTGTAACGGATATGCGCGCGCATGACCAAGCTGTCGGAAGTCAGAAGGAGAAACGGGACTCGAGGATACCAGTGAAGGCATCACTTA from Porites lutea chromosome 6, jaPorLute2.1, whole genome shotgun sequence includes the following:
- the LOC140940105 gene encoding kinesin-like protein KIF19, whose product is MPDKEKENTHNLIVAVRVRPLNATEVEDKNCTEIVHVLDENLVVLKDPNEDQDDVLRANRSREKQYIFDCAFGPNSSQADVYSEVAKPLIENVITGYNATVFAYGATGAGKTFTMLGTDREPGIMARALNDLFYEMDRTKEDMKYKVSMSYLEIYNEMIRDLLNPSSGFLELREDSKGVVVAGISEVQAKKTSEVMDLLVMGNKQRTSEPTAANKTSSRSHAVLQVTVTQKSRVKNTIDEFRVGKLFMIDLAGSERAAQTKNRGKRMIEGAHINRSLLALGNCINALSENRGHYVNYRDSKLTRLLKDSLGGNCRTVMIAHASPASGSFEETRNTLLYADRTKNIKTNVKPNQFSVSYHIAQYTNIIADLRKEIFRLKLKISEHDTESNDGNSSKKEECKDKNPEEMNRLRDQLVGTFKEQMDIRRKLIELEDTAMQISLNMNRYMLVIDEWEQEKARRGVRKTSRTLSEKSEALVSESGKQSSNSSTQNENFSNENSREGTLLKSDSLEDVESKDLDTEKNQTSEPKNNEATTIVEPEEVAFARDEITTLIAEEKRTSELKASLQGKLQQTRKEVEALEELLPKKISSEENREILGLLCKVHELEITNAELQSSSLLRENLLRQKDLEMNKFESRQRLCDEIIQMQRGFINDSGVQCSAELDALYEVYMEQSADFEQRENTASTEENTATSLNSIQKASLLAGVNRRMMPLARERLFTFSKLSPLSEETPSRMVSLQNSPVKMSRATPSTRPQMSDDVFVEEEASSQPSLPTPKNTKKLHSLTDDGESERTSPTPSSMTEEVREEVRPVTPASPVFARTRKIAEIAARRRGGLEKGLSRSRLEIDDELPSKSNSVTDMRAHDQAVGSQKEKRDSRIPVKASLSMSDLSVIDRRAADASSEDSVPVDKRKGAVRTKLNKVTQRKPRRLRSASLDEGKVLRVKPRRTRKEELQEAARQRAAAALAQRNRLYGGQHTDARKHVVSRRSRGSSLSKTTTTQSTDQERRKTVVKAAGSAASNPVEGELQTFWTSVTPPSTVHQYGVNYGKGHTIQKRYRGPAEISGTDSTQSTPRLKPRKNPPRNGTKSVDELSVSGVAVRPTKQAAGVRRS